Proteins from a single region of Paraburkholderia sp. ZP32-5:
- a CDS encoding sensor domain-containing diguanylate cyclase encodes MTQNDKDNDNASPEPLLQAAFLRHENTTAPTTPLFGEDDSAVYRTLLESTKAIPWKIDWASMAFTYIGPQIETLLGWAASSWKTVNDWVERMHPDDREAVVNFCVSQSQAGTDHEADYRALTRDGGYVWIRDVVHVVRSADGGVESLIGFMFDITERKQTEEKLAQLQKELERLSYRDSLTGAGNRRLFDAEFERAWAAGCTSGSAMSLILIDIDFFKAYNDYYGHLQGDECLKSVARVLSRAAGNNAFLARFGGEEFMLVLPDTGHDAAVKIAENCRTLLAHEAIAHVRSPHNQCVTASFGVGTVIPAERGDRTAFVNLVDAQLYHAKDNGRNRIAAVDRAGMQGEAFKTHSR; translated from the coding sequence ATGACCCAGAACGACAAAGACAACGACAACGCCTCGCCCGAGCCCCTTTTGCAAGCCGCCTTTCTGCGCCACGAAAACACGACGGCGCCCACGACGCCGTTGTTCGGCGAGGACGACAGCGCCGTGTATCGGACCTTGCTCGAATCGACCAAAGCGATCCCGTGGAAAATCGACTGGGCCAGCATGGCGTTCACCTACATCGGCCCGCAGATAGAAACCCTGCTCGGCTGGGCCGCGTCGTCGTGGAAAACGGTCAACGATTGGGTCGAGCGCATGCACCCGGACGATCGGGAAGCGGTCGTCAACTTCTGCGTGTCGCAATCGCAGGCCGGCACGGATCACGAGGCGGACTACCGCGCACTGACGCGTGACGGCGGCTACGTGTGGATCCGCGACGTCGTGCATGTGGTGCGCTCAGCGGATGGCGGTGTCGAAAGCCTGATCGGCTTCATGTTCGACATCACCGAACGGAAGCAGACGGAAGAGAAACTCGCGCAGTTGCAGAAGGAGCTCGAACGTCTGTCCTATCGTGACAGCCTGACCGGCGCCGGCAATCGGCGCCTGTTCGATGCCGAATTCGAGCGTGCATGGGCGGCCGGGTGCACATCGGGATCGGCGATGTCGTTGATCCTGATCGACATCGATTTCTTCAAGGCCTACAACGACTACTACGGTCATTTGCAGGGCGACGAATGCCTGAAGTCCGTCGCGCGCGTGCTCAGCCGGGCGGCGGGCAACAACGCGTTTCTGGCCCGATTCGGCGGCGAGGAATTCATGCTCGTGTTGCCGGACACCGGGCACGACGCGGCCGTGAAGATCGCGGAGAACTGCCGAACCTTGCTCGCGCACGAAGCGATTGCTCATGTGCGCTCGCCTCACAATCAATGCGTGACCGCGAGCTTCGGTGTCGGCACGGTGATTCCGGCCGAGCGTGGCGATCGGACCGCGTTCGTCAATCTCGTCGACGCGCAGCTTTATCACGCGAAAGACAACGGCCGCAACCGGATCGCCGCGGTCGATCGCGCGGGCATGCAAGGCGAAGCGTTCAAGACGCATTCGCGCTAG
- a CDS encoding LysR family transcriptional regulator: MDRLRAYEVFVTVVKRGSFTRAADALDTSPANVTRYVNELEAHLGARLLNRTSRKLSLTGSGETLYARCKSILDDVAETEGLVSSASVEPRGRLRINAPVSFGILHLAPLWPEFMRRYPQVELDVALIDRVVDIVDEGYDLAIRISRAGSANQAARKLATSTNILCASPDYLARRGYPVAPADLIDHQCIGYSYAATGDEWQLIDGKGKAHVVKVNCAMRSNNGDTARAAALAGQGVIWQPTFLVGDDLRAGKLVRILPKYRLPDIDVLALYPSRRHLSAKTRAMIDFLVDAFGGVPPWERAGEA; the protein is encoded by the coding sequence ATGGACCGGCTGCGCGCCTATGAAGTGTTCGTGACCGTGGTGAAGCGCGGCAGCTTCACGCGCGCGGCCGATGCGCTCGACACGTCGCCCGCCAACGTGACCCGCTACGTGAACGAGCTGGAAGCCCATCTCGGCGCACGGCTGCTGAATCGCACGTCGCGCAAACTGTCCCTGACCGGCAGCGGCGAGACGCTGTATGCCCGCTGCAAATCGATCCTCGACGACGTCGCGGAAACCGAGGGACTCGTGTCATCCGCGTCGGTCGAACCGCGCGGCCGGCTGCGAATCAATGCGCCTGTGAGCTTCGGGATTCTGCATCTGGCGCCGCTGTGGCCGGAATTCATGCGCCGGTATCCGCAGGTGGAACTCGATGTCGCGCTGATCGATCGCGTCGTCGATATCGTCGATGAGGGTTACGACCTCGCGATTCGCATCTCACGCGCCGGCTCGGCCAATCAGGCGGCGCGCAAGCTGGCGACATCGACCAACATCCTGTGCGCGTCGCCGGACTATCTGGCGCGCCGCGGCTATCCGGTGGCGCCGGCCGATCTGATCGACCATCAATGCATCGGCTACTCGTATGCCGCGACCGGCGACGAATGGCAACTGATCGACGGCAAGGGCAAGGCTCACGTGGTGAAGGTCAACTGCGCGATGCGCAGCAACAATGGCGATACGGCTCGTGCGGCGGCGCTTGCCGGGCAAGGCGTGATCTGGCAACCGACTTTTCTGGTCGGCGACGATCTGCGGGCCGGCAAGCTCGTCCGGATATTGCCGAAGTATCGCTTGCCGGATATCGACGTACTCGCGTTGTATCCGAGTCGCCGACACCTGAGTGCGAAGACGCGCGCGATGATCGATTTCCTCGTCGATGCATTCGGCGGCGTGCCGCCGTGGGAGCGGGCCGGCGAAGCTTGA
- a CDS encoding SDR family oxidoreductase: MQRLTGKVAIVTGASAGIGRATAKLFAAEGAKVVIAARREAELETLAAEIVSEGGEVAFLAGDVQSEEFAKALVALAVSRFGRLDIAYNNAGTLGEMGPTTEVSEAGWSAALATNLTSAFLGAKHQIPEMLKQGGGSIIFTSTFVGYSFAFPGTAAYAASKAGLIGLTQALAAEYGPQGVRVNAILPGAVDTPMYRGMNDTAESQAFVTGLHALKRVARPEELARSVLYLASDDSSFVTGTASLVDGGASITRT, from the coding sequence ATGCAACGCTTGACAGGAAAAGTCGCCATCGTCACCGGTGCCAGCGCGGGAATTGGCCGGGCCACCGCGAAACTGTTTGCCGCCGAAGGCGCCAAAGTGGTGATCGCGGCGCGCCGCGAAGCCGAACTTGAAACGCTCGCCGCCGAAATCGTTAGCGAGGGTGGCGAGGTCGCGTTTCTGGCCGGCGACGTGCAATCCGAGGAGTTCGCGAAAGCGTTGGTGGCACTCGCGGTCAGCCGCTTCGGCCGTCTCGACATCGCGTATAACAACGCGGGCACGTTGGGCGAAATGGGGCCGACCACGGAGGTATCGGAGGCGGGCTGGTCGGCTGCATTGGCAACCAATCTGACCAGCGCTTTCCTGGGTGCGAAGCATCAGATCCCCGAAATGCTCAAGCAAGGCGGTGGCTCGATCATCTTCACGTCGACTTTCGTCGGTTATTCGTTCGCTTTTCCGGGCACCGCCGCCTATGCGGCGAGCAAGGCCGGACTGATCGGGCTGACTCAGGCGCTCGCCGCCGAATATGGACCGCAAGGCGTCCGCGTGAACGCGATTCTGCCTGGCGCGGTCGATACGCCGATGTATCGCGGCATGAACGACACCGCCGAATCGCAAGCGTTCGTTACCGGCCTGCATGCGCTGAAGCGGGTCGCGCGACCGGAAGAACTCGCGCGTTCGGTGCTGTATCTTGCGTCCGATGACTCGTCGTTCGTGACCGGTACGGCTTCGCTGGTCGATGGCGGTGCGTCGATTACGCGGACGTAA
- a CDS encoding ABC transporter ATP-binding protein, with translation MLRIENISKRYGERIIFQGLRSRFPAGCVALCDENGSGKSTLLGILAGTIDADEGDVWINGHSLRDAPLKAKSALAYVPDDCIAYPFQTGREFLELVAATKRTAVDKHTLELADRFGLTPHLDKRFEQMSLGTRKKIFLSATSLGEASVVIADEPGNGLDAAARGVLIDLFSTLSKDRMVFFSSHDRELMQGCGATTIRFADLEIDE, from the coding sequence ATGCTTCGAATCGAAAACATCAGTAAGCGCTATGGCGAGCGCATCATCTTTCAGGGCTTGCGAAGCAGGTTCCCGGCGGGATGCGTGGCACTTTGCGATGAAAACGGCAGCGGCAAATCGACGTTGCTGGGCATCCTCGCCGGGACCATCGATGCCGATGAAGGGGATGTCTGGATCAACGGCCATTCGTTACGTGACGCGCCGCTGAAGGCGAAATCCGCGCTCGCGTATGTGCCGGACGACTGCATCGCGTATCCGTTCCAGACGGGGCGCGAATTTCTCGAACTCGTCGCCGCGACCAAAAGGACGGCGGTTGATAAGCACACGCTGGAACTTGCGGATCGTTTCGGGCTGACGCCGCATCTCGACAAACGCTTCGAGCAGATGTCGCTCGGCACGCGCAAGAAGATCTTCCTGAGCGCGACGAGCCTGGGCGAGGCCTCGGTCGTCATTGCGGACGAACCCGGCAACGGGCTCGACGCCGCCGCGCGCGGCGTCCTGATCGATCTGTTCAGCACGTTGTCTAAAGACCGGATGGTCTTCTTTTCCAGTCACGATCGCGAACTGATGCAGGGCTGTGGCGCAACGACGATCAGGTTCGCCGACCTCGAAATCGATGAATAA
- a CDS encoding methyl-accepting chemotaxis protein, whose protein sequence is MTETSAALTIGVEEILISRTDLKGNVAYVSDSLARVLGYEVAELIGQPYAKLVPPESPRAAFMDVRQTIDAGKRWEGVAVNLCRDGRRLWTITSVAPRWLNGKLIGFTSVRTSAPTAMIEQTRRMFDTLNGADGDRYFIEQGRLVRRGVLARGGRKLAGMLGHARRWAALFAIAVCFAVALAALTPGLVPSLGGPAVGEPASAAQLTFAWSAFVCALIVIVLHGRSIERKFVAPLSHVTNYLYRIASGDLLARFDWRVAGVFVPLVRALNMTRASLVQIVSNIDRGTRELASATAQVATGNDDLSQRTEKTAFALQSTAAELRALTDAVATNTALGHDARQISNETASLVRDGGKQMADAVATIRSAADSSAKIAEISNLINSIAAQTNILAINAAIEAARAGELGRGFAVVAGEVRVLSQRTAAAAREIAGLIAHAASQADEGRTRVEQVGEATQSIVQSVERVNTLILSITDASAAQNSSLQRINEALGAMDADVQQNAALVEQAAAAGQSLSEQSLILQATVEIFDLAKQ, encoded by the coding sequence ATGACTGAGACATCTGCGGCCCTGACAATCGGCGTGGAAGAGATCCTGATTTCGCGCACGGACCTGAAGGGCAATGTGGCGTATGTCAGCGATTCGTTGGCCCGTGTGCTCGGCTACGAGGTCGCGGAATTGATCGGGCAGCCGTATGCGAAGCTCGTGCCTCCGGAAAGCCCGCGCGCGGCGTTCATGGACGTGCGTCAGACGATCGATGCCGGCAAGCGCTGGGAGGGCGTCGCGGTCAATCTTTGCCGCGACGGCCGGCGTCTGTGGACGATCACGAGCGTCGCGCCCCGCTGGCTCAACGGCAAGCTGATCGGCTTCACGTCGGTGCGTACCAGCGCGCCCACGGCGATGATCGAGCAGACCCGGCGCATGTTCGACACGCTCAACGGCGCGGACGGCGACAGGTATTTCATCGAGCAGGGGCGTCTGGTCAGGAGAGGCGTGCTGGCCCGCGGCGGGCGCAAATTAGCCGGCATGCTCGGACACGCCAGACGATGGGCGGCACTGTTTGCGATCGCGGTCTGTTTTGCCGTGGCGCTGGCCGCGCTGACGCCGGGCCTCGTGCCATCGCTGGGCGGACCAGCGGTGGGCGAGCCGGCCTCAGCCGCGCAACTGACGTTTGCGTGGAGCGCGTTCGTCTGCGCGCTGATTGTGATCGTGCTGCATGGACGGTCGATCGAGCGCAAGTTCGTTGCACCCTTGTCGCACGTGACGAATTACCTGTACCGGATTGCGTCCGGCGATTTGCTCGCGCGCTTCGATTGGCGCGTCGCCGGCGTCTTCGTGCCGTTGGTGCGCGCGCTCAACATGACGCGCGCGAGCCTCGTGCAGATCGTTTCCAATATCGATCGCGGTACGCGCGAACTGGCTTCCGCCACCGCGCAGGTCGCAACGGGCAACGATGACCTGTCGCAGCGCACCGAGAAAACCGCGTTCGCGCTGCAGTCGACGGCGGCCGAGTTGCGCGCGCTGACCGACGCGGTCGCGACCAACACCGCGCTCGGTCACGACGCGCGGCAAATCTCCAACGAGACGGCGAGCCTCGTGCGTGACGGCGGCAAACAGATGGCCGATGCGGTCGCGACGATCCGCTCCGCCGCCGACAGCTCGGCGAAAATCGCCGAGATTTCCAACCTGATCAACAGCATTGCCGCGCAGACCAATATCCTCGCGATCAATGCCGCGATCGAGGCGGCGCGCGCCGGTGAGCTGGGACGAGGCTTCGCCGTCGTCGCGGGCGAGGTGCGGGTGCTGTCGCAGCGCACCGCGGCGGCCGCGCGCGAGATCGCCGGGCTGATTGCGCACGCGGCGTCGCAGGCCGACGAGGGGCGCACGCGGGTCGAGCAGGTGGGGGAAGCGACTCAGTCGATCGTGCAGTCGGTCGAGCGCGTCAATACGCTGATCTTGAGCATTACCGATGCATCGGCGGCGCAGAACAGCAGCCTGCAACGTATCAATGAGGCCCTCGGCGCGATGGATGCCGATGTGCAGCAGAACGCGGCGCTGGTGGAGCAAGCCGCGGCGGCCGGGCAATCGTTGAGCGAACAGTCGCTGATTCTTCAAGCGACGGTGGAGATCTTCGATCTGGCGAAGCAGTGA
- a CDS encoding DinB family protein, producing the protein MTLLNDRPEHELTHAPAGVSPASPLASLRMFARYKAWANGITYTAVRALPDGEALRPRQTRFGNMVHTLNHVYVIDDIFKAHLQGTKHGYTARNTKDTPPLEDLWRSVQAMDAWYIDYADALTERDLGELIHFEFVGGGDGAMTREEMLLHIVNHGTYHRGFVADMLFQAGAASPANDLPVFLRDAYRRS; encoded by the coding sequence ATGACTTTGCTGAACGATCGCCCGGAACACGAACTCACGCACGCGCCGGCCGGCGTATCGCCGGCGTCGCCGCTGGCATCCTTGCGCATGTTCGCGCGCTACAAGGCCTGGGCGAATGGCATTACCTATACCGCGGTGCGCGCGTTGCCGGACGGCGAGGCATTACGCCCAAGACAGACCCGTTTCGGCAACATGGTCCACACGCTGAACCACGTCTATGTGATCGACGACATCTTCAAGGCCCATCTGCAGGGTACGAAGCACGGCTACACCGCGAGAAACACGAAGGACACGCCGCCACTGGAAGACTTGTGGCGATCAGTCCAGGCGATGGACGCCTGGTATATCGACTATGCCGATGCGCTGACCGAACGCGATCTCGGCGAGCTGATCCATTTCGAGTTCGTCGGCGGTGGCGACGGTGCGATGACGCGCGAGGAAATGCTGCTGCATATCGTGAACCACGGCACCTATCACCGCGGCTTCGTTGCCGACATGCTGTTTCAGGCGGGGGCGGCGTCGCCGGCCAACGATCTGCCGGTATTCCTGCGCGACGCGTATCGCAGATCGTGA
- a CDS encoding ABC transporter ATP-binding protein/permease yields MKRQAARPLTGLALLLAVYLCAPFIASIPEIGRADWAGVDWHTAASAVGVSVASASVASLIILLGGVPLGYCLARSSSRGLAVLGFIVQLPLALPPLTSGVLLLFLFGPYSGIGSVIGGLTDSFTGIVLAETFVAAPFLVVAARSAFAAADPVFEDVAATLGHHAGSRFFRVALPGAWPTIRAGLVLAWLRAFGEFGATVMVAYHPYSLPVYTYVVFGGQGLPAMMPLLLPTLAIAVACAALSAYRRGATEPLSAALADSADEPLVIAARPVSAPAAEDPRLVFRLARRLGAFSLDIAWAPATRRLAIIGPSGSGKSLALRLIAGLETNEAGGVTLGATDLGALPPEARQIGYMPQDYGLFPHMTVAQQLAFPVHADAAAARYWVGHLGLGALENHLPKQLSFGQRQRVALARALTRHSHLLLFDEPFSALDTPRRRRLQQSLRELQREIDAVTIIVTHDPDEAALLADEILVVDQGRVLQAGGIDEVFARPATLRAAELLGLSNVGCGVVHAARRIELAPGWIVEADCAELPIGTPVMWRLATHAIVLTPDGPHEARVAAIELRRGERFARLDVGGARVDVALNGTRLDEGQQCRFSVDAAGVSAWPGSLRTVCA; encoded by the coding sequence ATGAAGCGTCAAGCGGCCCGGCCACTGACCGGGCTTGCACTGCTTCTCGCGGTCTACCTGTGCGCGCCGTTCATCGCGAGTATTCCGGAGATCGGCCGCGCGGATTGGGCGGGTGTCGACTGGCATACGGCGGCGTCCGCGGTCGGCGTCTCCGTTGCCAGCGCGAGCGTCGCCTCGCTGATCATTCTGCTCGGCGGCGTGCCGCTCGGTTACTGCCTCGCGCGGTCGTCCTCGCGCGGACTCGCGGTGCTCGGGTTCATCGTGCAGTTGCCGCTCGCGCTGCCGCCGCTCACGAGCGGCGTGCTGCTGCTGTTTCTGTTCGGACCGTACAGCGGGATCGGCAGCGTGATCGGCGGACTCACCGACAGCTTCACCGGCATCGTGCTTGCCGAAACCTTCGTGGCCGCGCCGTTCCTCGTCGTCGCGGCGCGTTCGGCCTTCGCCGCCGCCGATCCGGTCTTCGAAGACGTCGCGGCGACGCTCGGCCATCACGCCGGCAGCCGCTTTTTCAGGGTCGCGTTGCCCGGCGCCTGGCCAACGATTCGCGCCGGCCTCGTGCTCGCCTGGCTGCGCGCTTTCGGCGAATTCGGCGCGACCGTGATGGTCGCGTATCACCCATACTCGCTACCGGTCTACACCTATGTGGTGTTCGGCGGCCAGGGGCTGCCGGCGATGATGCCGCTGCTGCTGCCGACGCTCGCAATCGCCGTGGCCTGCGCCGCGTTGTCGGCCTACCGCCGTGGCGCCACCGAACCGCTGAGCGCCGCGCTCGCTGACTCCGCCGACGAGCCGCTGGTGATCGCCGCGCGCCCCGTTTCCGCGCCGGCCGCTGAAGACCCGCGTCTGGTTTTCCGGCTCGCACGCCGCCTCGGCGCGTTCAGTCTCGATATCGCGTGGGCGCCTGCTACGCGGCGTCTCGCGATCATCGGTCCGTCGGGGTCGGGCAAATCGCTGGCGCTGCGGCTGATCGCGGGTCTCGAAACCAATGAGGCCGGCGGCGTGACACTCGGCGCGACGGACCTCGGCGCGTTGCCGCCCGAAGCGCGTCAGATCGGCTACATGCCGCAGGACTATGGGCTTTTTCCGCACATGACGGTCGCGCAGCAACTGGCGTTTCCGGTCCATGCGGATGCCGCGGCCGCGCGTTACTGGGTTGGTCATCTCGGGCTGGGTGCGCTCGAAAATCATCTGCCGAAGCAGCTGTCGTTCGGCCAGCGACAGCGCGTGGCGCTCGCTCGCGCGCTTACGCGTCACAGTCACCTGCTGCTATTCGACGAGCCCTTCTCCGCGCTCGATACGCCGCGCCGCCGGCGGCTTCAGCAATCGCTGCGCGAGCTGCAACGCGAGATCGACGCTGTGACGATCATCGTCACGCATGATCCCGATGAAGCCGCGCTGCTCGCGGACGAGATACTCGTCGTCGATCAGGGCCGGGTCTTGCAGGCCGGCGGCATCGACGAGGTGTTCGCCCGGCCGGCGACGCTGCGCGCGGCCGAACTGCTCGGGCTATCGAATGTCGGCTGCGGCGTCGTGCACGCGGCACGGCGCATCGAGCTTGCGCCCGGATGGATCGTGGAAGCGGATTGTGCCGAGTTGCCGATCGGCACGCCGGTGATGTGGCGGCTTGCCACGCACGCGATCGTGCTGACGCCTGACGGTCCGCATGAGGCCCGCGTCGCCGCGATCGAATTGCGTCGCGGCGAGCGGTTCGCGCGTCTCGATGTGGGCGGCGCGAGGGTCGATGTCGCGCTCAACGGCACGCGACTCGACGAGGGGCAGCAGTGCCGGTTCTCGGTGGACGCCGCGGGTGTGTCGGCGTGGCCGGGCTCGCTGCGCACGGTGTGTGCGTAG
- a CDS encoding extracellular solute-binding protein, which yields MFRKILVSIAVLAGVTGAQVCAADEGTVNVLYAGSLVNLMERSVGPAFEKETGLHFQGYAAGSNKIANEIKGKLRRGDVFISASPSVNTSLMGAANGDHVTWYVNFAESPLMIGYNPQSRFAKDFKTKRWDQVLQEPGIRVGRTDPKLDPKGAFTVEMVTTAANLYHQPDLVEKTLGAVDNPAQVLPEETLVGRLQSGQLDAGFFYSTETSDLKIPALRPAPELQAKASYTLTILQDAPNATGATRFVDFLLSAKGRELLKEHGVDVVKPTVTGNGQAIPSSVQAVLDAAQ from the coding sequence ATGTTTCGCAAAATCCTGGTATCGATTGCGGTATTGGCGGGTGTGACGGGCGCGCAGGTGTGCGCGGCGGACGAAGGAACGGTCAACGTGCTGTACGCCGGATCGCTCGTCAATCTGATGGAGCGCAGCGTCGGGCCGGCGTTCGAGAAGGAAACCGGCTTGCACTTCCAGGGCTATGCTGCCGGCTCGAACAAGATCGCCAACGAGATCAAGGGCAAACTGCGCCGCGGTGACGTGTTCATCAGCGCGAGCCCGAGCGTCAATACGAGCCTGATGGGCGCGGCCAATGGCGATCACGTCACGTGGTACGTGAACTTTGCCGAATCGCCGCTGATGATCGGCTATAACCCGCAAAGCCGCTTCGCCAAGGATTTCAAGACGAAACGCTGGGATCAGGTGTTGCAGGAGCCGGGCATCCGCGTCGGCCGTACCGATCCGAAGCTCGATCCGAAGGGCGCATTCACGGTCGAGATGGTGACCACGGCCGCGAACCTGTATCACCAGCCGGATCTGGTCGAGAAAACCTTGGGTGCCGTCGACAATCCCGCCCAGGTGTTGCCCGAGGAAACGCTGGTGGGCCGGCTGCAATCGGGTCAGCTCGATGCCGGCTTCTTCTACTCGACCGAAACCTCGGACCTGAAGATTCCGGCGCTGCGTCCAGCGCCCGAATTGCAGGCGAAGGCGAGCTACACGCTGACGATCCTGCAGGACGCGCCGAATGCGACTGGCGCGACCCGCTTCGTCGACTTTCTGCTGAGCGCCAAGGGTCGTGAACTGCTGAAGGAACATGGCGTCGACGTGGTCAAGCCGACGGTCACCGGCAACGGACAGGCGATCCCGTCCTCGGTACAGGCCGTGCTCGACGCCGCGCAATGA
- a CDS encoding molybdopterin-dependent oxidoreductase: MGLSQVVSIAREAQHDGAVLLTGEVLRPMSVSLDDLEQLGSVLVDPFDLRCFTTRRLIRTVAGYRGVLLKELITAAGLRNAATGDFKRTIFVASAHDGYAVTFSWRELFNTPIGEQAIVAYECGGEPLSAADGAPILYSGADIFSAARHVKRIAKIDTRVLGV; encoded by the coding sequence ATGGGGTTGAGTCAGGTGGTGAGCATTGCGCGCGAAGCGCAACATGACGGCGCGGTTTTACTGACCGGCGAGGTGTTGCGGCCGATGTCCGTGTCGCTCGACGATCTCGAGCAGCTCGGCAGCGTGCTCGTCGATCCGTTCGATCTGCGCTGTTTTACGACGCGGCGTTTGATTCGCACGGTCGCCGGCTACCGTGGCGTGCTGCTGAAGGAATTGATCACGGCGGCCGGCCTGCGCAACGCCGCCACCGGAGATTTCAAGCGCACGATCTTCGTCGCGAGTGCGCACGATGGTTACGCGGTCACCTTCTCGTGGCGCGAACTGTTCAATACGCCCATCGGCGAACAGGCGATTGTTGCCTACGAGTGCGGCGGCGAGCCGTTGAGCGCGGCCGACGGCGCGCCGATCCTTTACTCGGGGGCCGACATTTTTTCCGCGGCCCGCCACGTGAAACGGATTGCGAAGATCGATACGCGGGTGCTCGGCGTGTGA
- a CDS encoding Vgb family protein yields MNRSAARIIREYGPFTGVDKVHGVTYDGRHVWIATGERLDAIDPASGETLRSIAVPADAGTAFDGQHLFQIAHGRIQKIDPASGRVLSTIPAPGNGGDSGLTWAEGSLWVGQYPERKIYQVDPATGAVLRTIESNRFVTGITWVDGELWHGTWEKDESELRHIDPRTGDVLESVEMPAGTGISGLESNGADLFFCGGGGSGLVRAVERPARAAGQRSGSESPVGSTSE; encoded by the coding sequence ATGAACCGATCAGCCGCCAGAATCATCCGCGAATATGGGCCCTTTACGGGTGTCGACAAAGTGCATGGCGTCACGTACGACGGCCGCCACGTGTGGATCGCGACCGGCGAGCGGCTGGACGCGATCGATCCGGCCAGTGGCGAGACGCTGCGCTCGATCGCCGTGCCGGCCGACGCGGGCACGGCCTTCGACGGCCAGCACCTGTTCCAGATCGCGCACGGGCGCATCCAGAAGATTGATCCGGCGAGCGGCCGCGTTCTGTCGACGATCCCCGCGCCTGGCAATGGCGGCGACTCGGGCCTCACATGGGCCGAAGGCTCGCTGTGGGTCGGCCAATATCCGGAGCGCAAGATCTATCAGGTCGATCCCGCCACCGGCGCGGTGCTGCGCACGATCGAATCCAATCGCTTCGTGACCGGTATTACGTGGGTCGACGGCGAACTATGGCATGGCACCTGGGAAAAGGACGAGAGCGAGCTAAGGCACATCGACCCGCGCACCGGCGACGTGCTCGAAAGTGTCGAGATGCCGGCGGGGACCGGCATCTCCGGGCTCGAATCCAACGGCGCGGATCTGTTTTTCTGCGGAGGCGGCGGCAGCGGTCTGGTTAGGGCCGTCGAGCGGCCCGCACGAGCGGCCGGGCAGCGCAGCGGATCGGAGTCACCGGTCGGCTCGACGAGCGAGTGA
- a CDS encoding helix-turn-helix domain-containing protein produces MDALIAAAARALSAGDPLGALDRVALRADAPALALRGIAMAQLGDFVRAKALVRDAASAFGAKEPVARARCVVAEAEIALASRDLAWPARALDAAIAVLDAHGDRVNAAHARYLQVRRLLLVGRLDDAERRLAALGPLPLPPALRAAHELVVAGVALRRLRSKAARAALARAERAAREAAIPALIAEIESALLVLDKPAARVIAHGEERLIVLDEVEKLLASNSTSKPASNLAQSLLIVDACRYAIRDTHATVALASRPVLFTLARMLGEAWPDDVPRDTLVARAFRAKHADESHRARLRVEIGRLRSALGTLAGIGATKRGFALEPRHARDVIVLAPPVEGEHAALLAFLADGESWSSSALALVLGASQRTVQRSLDALAAAGKVQPVGQGRARRWMTPPVAGFATALLLPAPFPP; encoded by the coding sequence ATGGACGCTTTGATCGCCGCGGCGGCGCGCGCACTTTCAGCGGGCGATCCGCTCGGCGCGCTCGATCGCGTCGCGTTGCGCGCCGACGCGCCGGCGCTCGCGTTGCGTGGCATTGCGATGGCGCAACTCGGCGATTTCGTGCGCGCGAAGGCGCTGGTGCGTGACGCCGCGAGCGCGTTCGGCGCAAAGGAGCCGGTGGCGCGCGCAAGGTGCGTGGTTGCCGAGGCCGAGATTGCGCTGGCGTCGCGCGATCTCGCGTGGCCGGCCAGGGCGCTCGATGCCGCGATCGCCGTGCTCGATGCGCATGGCGACCGCGTCAACGCCGCGCATGCGCGCTATCTGCAGGTGCGGCGTCTGTTGCTGGTCGGCCGTCTCGACGACGCCGAGCGACGGCTTGCCGCGCTCGGTCCTCTGCCGTTGCCGCCCGCGTTGCGGGCTGCGCACGAACTGGTCGTCGCGGGCGTCGCGTTGCGGCGTCTGCGCAGCAAAGCCGCGCGCGCCGCGCTGGCGCGGGCCGAACGCGCGGCACGCGAAGCGGCAATTCCGGCGTTGATCGCGGAGATCGAAAGCGCGTTGCTCGTGCTCGACAAGCCGGCGGCGCGCGTCATCGCGCATGGCGAGGAAAGGCTGATCGTGCTCGACGAAGTCGAGAAGCTACTCGCATCAAACTCCACATCGAAGCCGGCATCGAATCTGGCTCAAAGTCTGCTGATCGTCGATGCGTGCCGCTACGCGATCCGCGATACCCATGCGACGGTGGCGCTCGCGAGCCGGCCTGTTCTTTTCACACTCGCCCGCATGCTCGGCGAGGCCTGGCCCGACGACGTGCCGCGCGACACCCTGGTCGCGCGCGCGTTCCGCGCCAAACATGCGGACGAATCGCATCGCGCGCGCCTGCGGGTCGAAATCGGGCGCCTGCGCAGCGCGCTCGGCACACTGGCCGGCATCGGCGCGACGAAGCGCGGCTTTGCACTGGAGCCGCGTCACGCGCGCGACGTGATCGTGCTGGCGCCGCCTGTCGAAGGCGAGCATGCGGCGCTGCTCGCGTTTCTCGCCGACGGCGAATCGTGGTCTAGTTCGGCGCTGGCGCTCGTGCTCGGCGCGAGCCAGCGCACGGTGCAGCGTTCGCTCGACGCACTCGCCGCCGCGGGCAAGGTGCAGCCGGTCGGCCAGGGCCGCGCGCGTCGCTGGATGACGCCGCCGGTCGCCGGATTCGCGACGGCATTGTTACTCCCCGCTCCGTTCCCCCCATGA